The following proteins come from a genomic window of Nicotiana tomentosiformis chromosome 12, ASM39032v3, whole genome shotgun sequence:
- the LOC108946867 gene encoding replication protein A 70 kDa DNA-binding subunit B-like gives MVNTNICFLFITIDLLAVVVNCGAMQYTTDQTKRFQEAIVMDNKEKPLFFTIWEDLASNEGTELLRQVRQLQEYPIIVAKRIATTKYHGVSRLATRYNSTILINLLYVQATELRNWANENKQMLIEYTMKSSTESASSLNLVAVDNEILSVSTIAMQTSTAEIFYVEGEISLPDHFQRFYLLGCSECNHLVRSKIKKEIQCINCRLQGMLIPRCYFEVEITDETDTTTATVSEGLGERMLPMRAEQIYDIVSVKNELFPVAHINR, from the exons ATGGTTAATACAAATATTTGTTTTCTGTTTATAACAATAGATCTATTAGCTGTGGTGGTAAACTGTGGGGCAATGCAATACACCACTGATCAGACTAAGAGATTTCAAGAGGCCATAGTTATGGACAACAA GGAGAAACCTCTTTTCTTCACTATATGGGAAGACTTGGCAAGCAACGAAGGAACTGAGTTACTAAGACAAGTGAGGCAACTACAAGAATACCCAATTATTGTTGCGAAACGGATAGCTACCACAAAATACCATGGTG TTTCCCGTTTGGCAACAAGATACAACTCGACAATCTTAATCAATCTCTTGTATGTGCAAGCAACTGAATTACGGAATTG GGCAAATGAGAACAAACAAATGCTAATCGAATACACAATGAAGAGTTCAACAGAATCAGCTTCATCACTTAATCTTGTAGCTGTTGACAATGAAATATTATCTGTTTCAACTATCGCTATGCAAACCTCCACT GCGGAAATTTTTTACGTCGAAGGAGAAATTTCGCTACCTGACCATTTTCAACGATTTTATCTGCTAGGTTGTTCTGAATGTAATCATCTTGTTCGGagcaaaataaaaaaagagattCAATGCATAAACTGCAGGCTGCAAGGAATGTTAATTCCAAG GTGctactttgaggtggaaattaCAGACGAAACTGACACAACTACAGCAACAGTGTCTGAAGGCTTGGGCGAAAGAATGTTGCCAATGAGAGCTGAACAAATATATGATATCGTCAGTGTTAAG AACGAGTTATTCCCTGTTGCCCATATCAATCGATAA